From the Globicephala melas chromosome 8, mGloMel1.2, whole genome shotgun sequence genome, the window GGTGGGTTCTCTTCTGAGCAACCAGGAGGGTCCTAAGTACATGGCCAGGAgagggcagagaaggaagaagagagaaaagcagtGGGGAGACTCAGGAAAACCATCTCCTGACAGCTACTGTACCGCCCTCTAGCATTTACAGCATTTCCAGTTTCGTCCTATTGTGGGTGAACCCAAcacttccaaaaataaaatgcaggaaACAGCCCGAGAAATGTTTCCGAGGAATGACAGGGCTGCCCCCTCGTTCACAGCAACTCTCCTAGGAGAAGCAGGACTCCACGGAAAGTCTAACAAGGAGAGAGAGCCTGCACCCCGCTGTACCCTCCAGACCCCCAAAGCACAGAGAAGGAGTAGATAAGAGAAGGGCTCTACCCTGGGCCTGGCAGCCAGGAGCCACCTTCCTGGGAAGTCTCAGGAGGCTGGCAAGCTCTGCCCAGGCAGGTGGGATGCTGAATCCCTGGGAAGAGAGACAGGTCTCCTGCACACAGAAATGCCCTGACTTAGTCAACAAGAGGCCCTTGGAGCTCCCTTAGCAATTACTGCCGCACCACTCAGCCTCGTGCCTGGCTGGCCGCTAATAATTTATTGCAAATACGTCTCATGGCTCCAATAAGGCAGCCGCTTCTCTGCCTCTGAATTCCCTGCAGAGCGTCACACAGCTGGGCACCCAGCTGGTCCTCATTAAAATCCTTCCGGACCTGCATCTTGTCACCCTTCTTTGCTCCCatctccagccctgccctccagcagCCGGCCCAGGGAACCCACTTTTCCTCACTTTCCTAAGGGCTGGATTGGTAGCTGCCAATACAGGAAGGGCAGGTGAGAGCCTCTGAGTCTGTAGATCTGACTCGTGGCCTGGTGAAAGATACCAGGACCTTCCATAGGTAAACAGGGAATCGTTATTAGCAAATTCTCTAATTAAGATTCTCTTTATCGTCCTCCTGTGGAAAATActcatttgtaacattttaagTCAGACCATGCAGAACTGGAAATCTGTAAGAACGTTGCCCAGGAAGGGTCTCTGGCAGGAGCCTCTTCCCAGGTTTTGGTTACCTCACCTATAAAAAAGAGGGATGGCAATGCCTTACTGTGGGCAGGTGACTAAACCAACCTTCCCATTCTATACTTCTGTGCAATATTGGACCATCTCGTTCATCCGTGTGCAAAACAATGATGTGGATTTGGCGTGAAAAGACTCGAAGCTCCCATCCTGGCTTTGGCGCTTATTAGCGGGCTGGTCCTGGGGAAGTCACTTCAGCTTTCTGAATgaattttctcacctgtgaaatgggcatgATAATAATATCTTCACCACATAGATGGTGTGAGATCTAAATGGGATACCACGTGTGAGCAGGATTGATAAACCATAAAATAGTATCCAAGTGTTACTGGTTATTAACAGATCATAATGACTGTGGTAAATAAAAAGCTCCCTTTAAATAAGCAAACGCCTATGGGCaacaacagaaacacaaaaaagatCATCGCTGATGGATTTGCTGGTAACTCTTCCCTGCCCAGGGAGATAGGCAGCCCTGAAACCGCCTCTTGAAGTGGGGACCCACCAGAGTCAGGTAGTAAATGCTGATCTCGGGATGGAGGCTGGAGGTCTCGGGGCTCTCAGAACACAGGGTCAGACTACCCACCACCTGCCAGGGCCTCACCCACGTTGCTTCTGCAGTTGGGCAGCAGACTCCCAGCAGCCACTTCCCCAGCTGTTTTTAAACGACATTAAATTGTGGCCCTTTTTTTTCTAATGCACTTCTTTGCAAAGGAAGCAGACCCTCCAGGAATGAATATTCATTTGTACTACCCCTCAAAAAAATGCTGATAAACTCCCGAAAAAGTTGTGTTATTGCTAAACGCTAATTGCATTTCCTTGGGTAAGCACCATAAAAAATTCATTACAGCTTTTAGAAATAAGATACCAATTGCATTTTAATCgctggagaggagagagtgggGGAGAAGCTTAACCAGGAAAATGCTAACTGGGCAGAAACTCAGAAAGACGTCTCCCGAGCCAGAAGGCCCAGTCCTGAAACAAGAGCTGAGGAGAGATGGGTCTCGTGGGGAAGCCAGACCCTCCCGGAGGGAGCACTGACTCAGTGGCACTCAGACTTGCAGCATCAGAGCACCTGGAAGGCTGGGGCTTTCTGTTGTCAATCATGACATGTAGATTTAACAAGTGTACAGAATTATATGAGCAGGAGTCAGTTCCAGAGCTTTAAGAAACATACATGTATGGGAGGAAAATTGTAATTCTACTACCCCTTAATgtgggtgtgagagaaagagagagaagggggtggggggaggacggGACCAAGGCCATACATCATTTCACTTTAATACCAGAAGACCTGGACCAGTTCACAGAACTGTCATTTAAAACCTACACCCTGTTCCAACACCAAGCAGAGGGTTCTTACAGTGCCCCCGCCCCAGCAGGGCCAGTCAGAGCCAAGTGAGAGCAGGAAGTAGGTGAGATCGACAGAAGAGTGGGGCGGATCCTGACTCCATGGGCTTCACCTGGGCTGGTCCAGCCTTGACCCCATCTGCCCAGGAGCTTCCCAGCCTGGGTCTGTAGGGAGGCACTTCCCCCACCTGAgagcacagggagaaggcagaccCAGGGCATCCCTGAGCATCCTCCCAAAAGATGCgcacaggggctggggtgggggtgggggcagaagggCAGGCTCCCGACTGCCGCCAGCACCCTCTTCCTCTCCAgctgctccctccccacctcccggcTCCCCGACCTTCCCAACACAACCCCAGCTTCTCTCCTGTCATTGAGGCTCTCTGGTGAGATAGAGGGGCTGGAAAtcagggctggaggggagaggCCCTGTGGCCTGGGGGCTGGCCGGTGGGTGGTGACTGTCTCTTGTGCAGTGATAAGAGATCCACACCTTCTGCATCTGgggctgctgcttctcctccatCTAGTGGACCTGCCAGAGACCCCAGGAAACATGAGGCTGGTATGCAATGAGACTGAGGAAACAACAGGAACAGGGGAGGGAGTCCTGGGCTGAAAGAGAAAGGAGCTGATCTACAGAGTGGCTCCACCCTCGGTTAGCCGCGTAACTAGCATTTTAATAAATCACTTAACCACTCAGAACCTTCATTTCCACTTCTATCCAATGGGGCTAAAACATCTGCTTCTCTAGGTTTTTTGTAAGGTTTGAATGAGAAGGTGGATGCCTAGGTCACCTGTAAACTCTACAGTTTATTATCTACCACCTGCCCTGAGCCCAACCTTGCAGAAGGATGCTTCCCACGATCACACCCTGCATTTGTAAAGTACTTTATACAGATCACGTGCTTTTATACACATTCTCTCACTTGGCTCTTCCCCTGAACGGATGAAGTGGAGTGGCcagcccaggatcacacagttgCTGAACTCAAACTGCTAAATGCTGAGCTCTCTCCCTAGGGCAGGGAGAGCAGGCACGACCAGGGATGAGTAATGGTCATAAGTAAGTACGTAATAACACCTGGATCACTCACTCTAAGCCTAGCGCTGGGCAGGCCTTAACTCATGTCATCGTCACATATGACGGCATATACGGTAGCCACGATGGTTACTACCAGGACACTGAGGTTTACCAAAGTTAGGAATTTGCCACAGGCCACACAGGAAATGGAAGATCTGGGCTACAAATTCAGGTTAACTCTTCCTTAGTGAATGCTTAAATTGGTAGAATGGATTCAACGTTATAAGCAtcacttcttccttctcccagtcTGGGAATATTCCCCAGCTCCCAGCAGGGCCCAGGCCCGAGGGATGAGGGTCACGGTTTCCAAGGGTTACTGGTCCTTCACAAACAGGTCTGCCCCACCTGCCCCCCGACTCACCTGCGCCGTGTCCTGGATCCAGTCCAGGAATTCGGCAACCTTGGCGTAGACGCCGGGGTGGTTGGGCTCTGCGCAGCCGCGGCCCCAGCTGACCACCCCCACCAGGCGCCACGTGCCCTTGTCCAGGCACACCAGGGGACCCCCGCTGTCCCCCTGCGGCATCCAGGCACCGGGACACAGAGTAACAGGCAGTTAGTCCTTCCTGGTGGAGTGGCGGCAGACCACTCCCCAACCGCCGACCCCGGGTCTGGGAACACAGGCGGTCCTGCTTCCAGGACGATCCCGTCTTGCCTCGCGCCCCCCTTCAACCCGCAGCGCGCTGCCCACTTGCCTGGGCGCCCCGCTCGCGGAGAGGGTGTCAGCCGGGCGCCCGGCCgcaggccccgcccaccccacacCGGGCCCCCGCCCGCCCGCACCTGGCACGCGTCGGCCCTCTGGTCCAGGTAGCCGGCACACAGCATGCGGGGCGTGAGGGCCCCGCTGTACACGCAAGAGCTGTTGCAGAGCTGGGTGCTGAGCAGGGGCACCACCGTGTCCCGGAGCGTGTCCGACCTGTGGGCTGCGGGAGGCAGATGCGGAGATGGAGGGGCGCAGAGCAAGGCCCGGGAAAGCAGGGCAGCAAGAGGGCCTTAGAGGCCCCGGAGGTGCGGAGGCCCAAAGAGGGGAGCCCAGGATGGGAGCTGTGGACTCTGGGCGAGGAGGCAGGGGTCCGTCAGACTTGGGGGCTGGGAGCAAAGAGGAGTTGACCCCACACATACACCCTGATGCTGAGGCCGTGGCCCtcctgggagaaggggagggggaggaaggggcctgGGTTTAGGGGAAAACACCAGGTTGTTCTCCCAGAAAGACCCAGGCAGGGGAGACTGGGGCCCCTGGGTGTGGCCAAGGGTGATGCCAGAGGAGAAGGGGGCTGCTGCTGCCCTGtggccagggaaggaggaggtgcCTCACCTTGGGAAAGGATGCCTCCCCGACACCCACACCCCTGTGCACCCCGGGCCCTGGGAGCTGACTCACTGTGGCTGGGGTCAGTGTGGCCCCAGCCAGATACCCAGCACTGCGAGCCCCTTGGAAAATCCTGCTCTTCAGCCGGCAGGCACACGGCGCCCACGGTGTCTGTGGAGAGGCAGGGGTCCCGGGTCCCACTCCGGCTCGGCCTCCCTGCCCGCGAGCCTGGGAAAAGGACCAGGGCGGGCGCGTCCTCCACGCCCCCTTCTCAAACAGTCCTGGCTCCGGACTCCCATACAGCCTTGCGGGTCAGGTACTGCCCCCCCGGGAGCCACCATTCACGCAGAGGACAGTGTGGAAACTGCAGTGTGCCTGGTGCCCTAGGCCGGGCGGTATACACATGGTGCATCCCCACCTAGGGCTGAGGGGGGATGGAAACTCCTTCTGGGTGTTTGTACCTAACTTCTCCTAATGAGGACCCATTTTGGATTTTCCCCAGGGTGTGTGGACCCTCTTGGGACATGGTTTCCAAAAGTGTGCGACCTGTCCTGTGGGCAGAGCCTGAACCTGATTTTACGTAATGCATAGACCTGCCGTTAGATAAATGCCACTTCGCTGGGAGAAAGTATTTCCTCTTCGGTTCTCTTTCAGCCCCTCTTCTGCACCAAGGAGAAAGCGTCTGTCTGGTGCTACTCTGTGCCTCTCTTCACGCCTGCCCACTCCTTCCAAGCACAGAGAGAGCGGCCTGACGCGGCAGTTCCGCAGAGCACAGCGCCTAGCTGGGACCTGAgcactgttttgttttcactCTGTGCATTTTTGTGGttattatctatttaatataagTCATATGGATTCTCCAATTCGGTAGTACCCTAACATTTCcctttaaatatattcatgtcAATTTAGAAGCATTAACTGTTGAACAACGGTGCAGAGAGCACCCATATACGGTAGAATTTGTGAACGGCATAGAGCAACCACTGTTGCTGGGGAAACCCAAGGCTCCAGGTAGCAATGGGAGGAAGGagtgctgagtgtgtgtgtgtgtgtgtgtgtgtgtggtgtgagagTAGGTGTGCACAGGAGTAGGTGTGCATACTTATGTGAGCCTTGCATGAGTGTGTGAGCGTGTGAGggcatgcacacgtgtgtgtgtgtatgtgtgagcatgtgtgtctGTAGGTGAGTGCACTTGGCATGTGCGTGTGGAAGAGCTGCCCTTCAAGGGCAGATGCTGTGGAGGAGATGCTCTGCCCCGGGAATTGTTTGCCTCGTGAACTTGAAGAGAGTCAATTCGCTCTCTAAAGGTCAACATCCTTATCTACATACACCAGCCTCAGCTCCCCGTCAGGTTTGTTCTGAGGATGGGGTGAAAGAATATTTGGTAAGGTAAATCTTATTAACCGTAACATGGTGCTAGTTATTAACTGTTATCCTATTAACTGTCAATACATAGTTAACTATTATTCACTATAGCCCAGCTGGGACCTGGCACCAGCAGCCTGTTGGGAGATGGAGCCACTGAGAAGCTCTTCTTGGGACCTCGAGGCAAATCCCGCCTGCAGCCCAGATGGGAAAAGGGCCAGAACCTTTGTCCCCAAAAGAGTGTGTAGAAGCGTTGGCGCCACCCCAGGTCCAGGTGATGCCAGAGTCCACGACGGTCACCAAATGAAGTGAACGTTGGCTTCACAGCACAAGGGGGTCTTAGGAACCCACGGGGCTCTCGCACTCCCTGTGCCACCCCTCTCACCACAGCCTCACCTGAGAAGTGGAGCGGGGTCCGGAGCTGCAGGAGGGCCACGTCGTAGTCGTGGCTCTGGGCACTGTACAGAGGGTGGGCGATGATCCGCTCCACCACAGCCCCCTGGTGCGGCCTGACCGTGCTGTGGCTGACCAGCCCCGCATGGACCCGCCAGCTGGACCGGCGGGACAGCCTGAAACTGCACAAGGGAGCTGAGCTGagcctgggggaggaaggggccgGAGACGTTGACATAAATgagttggtggggggagggagccaACAAGCACGGCTGTTAGTGGGGGCCCCATCACCAGGCTGCAAGCTCCCAGAACCCAGGCCTCTTAGAATCCCCCAGCAGCTGGCAAGACACTGGGCatgcagtaggtgcttaataaatgctcagGCACCGATGGAGAGAGAAGTGAGACACTATGATCATTGGCCACCACCCCTGCACTCTCCGGCATAACCCCCTTCAAGTTTTACAGCAAACATGGAAGGGCCTTGTGTGATTATCATAGCTCTAAGCCCAGTCAGCAAAGCTTTCCTCAGTGCTGTCTCCCCACTTCCCAAGTGTGATGGCTGGGGAGGCACTTCGGCTCTcccagcctcggtttcctcactaTAAGATGAGGATTACATCACCTGCCTTGCCCGCCATCACGAGAAGAGGGCCGAAGAGCTCATTCATTCCTTCCAaccagcatttattaagcacctactatattcCAGGCCACGGGGACAAGGCAAGGGAAAAATCAACAAAGGGATTCAGTGGTAAACAAGAGTCTTCCCTGCCCCCATGGAGCTTCCAGTGTAGAGGGGAAGaaagacattaaacaaataattacatgGAAATTGATTTAATTACAGTGGTGATAAACGTTAAGAAGCATGGAGGGCTGTGAGTGCGAAAGCATTTTAAAAACGTAAAGACTGAACAAAACTAAAGAACCAACAATTGTATTATGACTGCTATTTAGGCAGAGCTGTTCTTGGCACTGAACAGGGAGAATTTCACAAACACCGCCCGGGCCCACTCTCAGCAGACGTGGGAGGTGGACAGTTGGACATTGTATACAGGACACACCAACGGCCAAAGAGAAAATGCCAGGGGGAACCCTCCCCCCCGGCAGCCCCCAGCCTTGCCTGTGCACACAGTGCGCCGCGGTCACCACCCAGTGCGGGGCCAGCACGGAGCCCCCGCATGTGTGCCGGGCACCCAGGGCCACGCTGGCCTGCCAGGGCCAGCGCCCGGGAGCCACCGCCTGCCCGCCCACTATCTGGGAAGCCAGGGGCCTGGTCCCACACTCTGCAAACAGACAAGCACGGGTGAGATGGAAAGAACGCGGGGTGGGTGTCAGCACTGTGCTGACTGTCGAGGCCTGTGGTGCAGCGTGGACGGCTCCCATTTATCATTCCTGGCCCTAAGCATGGGGCGGGAAGCTGGAAAGGTTGCTTACATCCACCTGCCCCACCAGGCGGTGCGCTCGCTGAGAGCAGGGGTGATGCCTGCACCATCTATGGAGCCCCAGGATCTAAGAAAACGCCTGTCCCACAGGAGGGGTCAAATGGTGGCATGTGGACAGACGCGTGCAAGGACAGATGAAGAGATGGCTAGACAACCGGGAAGGCGGGTGAAAGGCACTCTGCAAACTGTCTCTCACTTGGCCCCTCTTCCCCACCATCCTTAGTCTCCAGAAGCTGCTGTTTCCCCTTTCCCCAGAGGCCAGGGAACGTCGGAGGCCAGGGCGGGGAGTGAGGCAAGGAGGTCATCCACCCAAACCAGTGGCTGGTGGCGAATGGGACAGAGGTGTAGATGGGGCTCTGTTTGGGCAGAACTCTGTCTGCAAGAAGGGGCCCTGCAGGCAGGTGGGCAAGGACCCCTACCCCAGACCCAGCTGAGCTTCCCAGTGGGGATGTCCCACCCTGAGGGCACGGGGGAGATGCCCTCCTCCCACCGCCTCCTTCCCGGACCCAGGACAGGACTCACCAGAGCATCTGAGGGAAACAATTTGACCAGAAGTACAGCTGCCCCTGCAAAACAGAGGCAGTGCCAGCAGGAAGCTGGGCGGGGCCCACCCCAGGCTGCACACCCACCCGaggacctgggggagggggtcGTTGTTGGGGGAAGCAGTGGGGGCCTCTCTGTAGCCACAGCCACCTGCTTCCTGACCCCACCCAAGCCCCCAGGCCCCTGCTTGTAGCAGGTCTCTGGGACAGCAGCTGTGCTCTGCCCAGTCGTCCCGGGCACACAGGACTTCGTGGTCCTCCAGTTGGATTTGGGCAGGACCCAAAGTTACAAATGGAGCGTTCGTGAATGTGAAAATCCGGCTGTTCCCACTAAGGCCCATGAGTAATGTGTACTCAGCGGATGAGTGGGTAAGAGAGTGAGTGAATGGACTCAGTTCTTCGCCCCGTGCTGCGGCCTCAGATGACTCCACTCTCTCCCAAGCCCTTCGCCCGGCCCTGTGTACTCATATGCCTgctctcctctttcccctcctcttaCTTAGCATAAACCTCAActcctgggagttccctggcggtccaggggttaggactagatgctttcactgctgagggcccaggttcagcccctggttggggagctaagatcccacaagccaataGTGCGgcctaatataaataaatacatttaaaaacacactgttaaaaaggaaaaaaatcaactccTTTTGGAGTAAAGCCCTCTTTCTTGACTTCTCTCTTGCCCCCAGCATCCTAATGCCTGGATTCTACTAGTTTCCAAAATTCACGGCCCCCCGGCTCTCCTGGCAGAGTCAGTCCCACCCCTACTTCCCTTTGCCCATCAAGGTATCTAAGACAGGGACCCCACGTTCCCCTGATCGGCCCACAGGGGACAGCAGCTGGACAGGAGGGTTCTGAGATTCAGACGGGAACAGTGGTGAAGGGGTGAGAAGGCTTAAGAGCAGGGACAGGAGGAGGCTGCTGGAAAGCTGGAGGACACCGAGGCAGGGTGAAAACCCGCTCCGCTTGCACCCACCCCCAGGATTTGGGGAAGGGGCCATCCCAGAGCCCTCTCTTCTCTGGAGGGTCTCTAGGGTCCAGACAGTTAGCCATCTCTCTCCTGAGATAGCAGAATTATCCAAATAAAGTGcggcagtggggagagggactAGTTTAGAGACAGGAACCTCGTTTCAAGACTTGGTTTGGCCGCTTATCAGTTCTGTGACCTTGCACAAGGACCTTTacttcattgagtctcagtttccccacctgtaaaatgggaatagcagTACCATTTCAAATCCTCTGACAATAACACCCAATCCTGCCGTTCTTGCGAGGGGCAAATAAGATGATGTATGTGAAACTTTGGTGGGCGGGGCTCCTGTGAGCTGAGTCAGCAATTTCTAATTGGGAAATAGTCCTCTTTGTTGTCCTGTCTTACACCTCCAGTGTCCTCGCCACCAGGCTCTCATGATAGGAATATTTTTGCTGCATTGTTCACCGGGAAGTGAGGGGCATCACTCAGCCCCCTGAGAAGCCCTACCTGGGCTGCCACACCTCCTCCGGGAGGCCTCCCAGTCTAGGAGAGAGCTGAGCAAACTGCCTGGAGCTGTTGAGCCTGATGTCAGACAGGTTCACTGCCTTGTGGTCTGTGAGTCTTGGCAGGAGAAGGGGATAAAACGGGAGGAAATCAGCTTTAAACTGACGATCAGTGCGAGAGATGGGGGTTAAGTATAACCGGAATGTGATACTATACCAGTGAACAAGACTTTGACAATGACCTCTTCTGGGatttatatttgttaaaaatcaagGATGTTCAAAGGAGAGAAACAGACTGGGGCACCATCATGCCCAGAGGCCAGGAGATGACCAAAATGACCTCCTGAGTACTTCGATGGTGACAGACAGATAGAGGTCTTCAATGCTCATCCCCCACCCACCAGCTCTccaccctccccaggccccacttCTGGCCCCAGCTACCTGAGATGCCCAAGGCTCCGGCAGATCCGTACCCCCAGGGCAGAGCTCCAGCCCTCATGGCAGACCAGGAGCCAGTCTGGCCCGGCCCTCACCTGCACTTCCAGCAAGAAGTCCTCGGTGTTTATTCTGAAAGACACTGAAACCACAGCATGAAAGCCACATCCCACCTGCTGCGGGATGGAGGGGCGGCATGGGCAGGGAGAGCCGGACCTGGCCACCACGGGACCTAAAGAGGCCTTCACGATAGCATCTGGGTCACCCCATATCGAGCTCCCTGTTCCCCAGGGAGCCAGCCGGTTCCGAGAGCAAAATAACCCCTCTTTGCGCAGCCTTTTAGGTTTGTGTTTTAACCAAGTGCTTTTAAACGTGCTCCATCACTAAGTGTCACAGCAACCCTGTGGGGTGAGAATTCCCATCCTCCACATTCTGCAGAGGGAAGTAAGGCACGGAGGTTAAGCGACCCATCCTAGGTCACAGGATCTGCAAGCGATGGATCCAGGTCTTCTGATTTCAAATCTCATGACAATACTAGGGATGGTTCCTGTTCGTTGAGCATCTGCTTTTTCCACGCTCTGTGCTAAGCCCTTTTATTTTATGCTCTTATTATGCTTCCAACTTCAGGCGGTAACTATTTTCATCTCCACTTCATGGAGAAGGAAACGGAAGCTCAAAGCAGTAATGGAACCAAAGGCACACACAGCTAGCAAAAGCAGGCTCCAACCTGACCCTAACTAACCTCTGTAACTGATTCTACCCGCAGCCTTAGCAGCACCGTATCTGCTGACCCTCAACTCTTACCTGGAGGCGAGGGGACAAGGTTTGGGTGCGGGATGCGGAGACAACGCGGCGAGACGTTCCCAGCCCTCTGTGTGTTCTTTGC encodes:
- the TMPRSS5 gene encoding transmembrane protease serine 5 isoform X1, translated to MSLLLDGQAPMEAQYAEESPGSWIFRAEPGDPLRRPEAQQQPISWAGRWCTGRRGWAAFGALALLAGASIGSWLLALYLWPAAPQPVPGTLQDEDMSLNCSEASGEEALLPSLPRAVSFRINTEDFLLEVQVRAGPDWLLVCHEGWSSALGVRICRSLGHLRLTDHKAVNLSDIRLNSSRQFAQLSPRLGGLPEEVWQPRGSCTSGQIVSLRCSVSGCPAGPAGGSMRGWSATARSGRTRGLWWSGSSPTLCTVPRATTTTWPSCSSGPRSTSQTPWAPCACRLKSRIFQGARSAGYLAGATLTPATPTGRTRSGTRWCPCSAPSSATALACTAGPSRPACCVPATWTRGPTRARGTAGVPWCAWTRARGAWWGWSAGAAAAQSPTTPASTPRLPNSWTGSRTRRSPGLPPLFLLFPQSHCIPASCFLGSLAGPLDGGEAAAPDAEGGGSASLQTQAGKLLGRWGQGWTSPGEAHGVRIRPTLLSISPTSCSHLALTGPAGAGAL
- the TMPRSS5 gene encoding transmembrane protease serine 5 isoform X3; its protein translation is MSLLLDGQAPMEAQYAEESPGSWIFRAEPGDPLRRPEAQQQPISWAGRWCTGRRGWAAFGALALLAGASIGSWLLALYLWPAAPQPVPGTLQDEDMSLNCSEASGEEALLPSLPRAVSFRINTEDFLLEVQVRAGPDWLLVCHEGWSSALGVRICRSLGHLRLTDHKAVNLSDIRLNSSRQFAQLSPRLGGLPEEVWQPRGSCTSGQIVSLRCSECGTRPLASQIVGGQAVAPGRWPWQASVALGARHTCGGSVLAPHWVVTAAHCVHSFRLSRRSSWRVHAGLVSHSTVRPHQGAVVERIIAHPLYSAQSHDYDVALLQLRTPLHFSDTVGAVCLPAEEQDFPRGSQCWVSGWGHTDPSHTHRSDTLRDTVVPLLSTQLCNSSCVYSGALTPRMLCAGYLDQRADACQGDSGGPLVCLDKGTWRLVGVVSWGRGCAEPNHPGVYAKVAEFLDWIQDTAQPRTPSPVPVVSSVSLHTSLMFPGVSGRSTRWRRSSSPRCRRWGKCLPTDPGWEAPGQMGSRLDQPR
- the TMPRSS5 gene encoding transmembrane protease serine 5 isoform X2 produces the protein MSLLLDGQAPMEAQYAEESPGSWIFRAEPGDPLRRPEAQQQPISWAGRWCTGRRGWAAFGALALLAGASIGSWLLALYLWPAAPQPVPGTLQDEDMSLNCSEASGEEALLPSLPRAVSFRINTEDFLLEVQVRAGPDWLLVCHEGWSSALGVRICRSLGHLRLTDHKAVNLSDIRLNSSRQFAQLSPRLGGLPEEVWQPRGSCTSGQIVSLRCSVSGCPAGPAGGSMRGWSATARSGRTRGLWWSGSSPTLCTVPRATTTTWPSCSSGPRSTSQTPWAPCACRLKSRIFQGARSAGYLAGATLTPATPTGRTRSGTRWCPCSAPSSATALACTAGPSRPACCVPATWTRGPTRARGTAGVPWCAWTRARGAWWGWSAGAAAAQSPTTPASTPRLPNSWTGSRTRRRSTRWRRSSSPRCRRWGKCLPTDPGWEAPGQMGSRLDQPR